Proteins from a genomic interval of Stenotrophomonas sp. 24(2023):
- a CDS encoding M28 family metallopeptidase: MKRLVMSVLALSVSTAVMAATPKFDGARISADVKELASDAYEGRSPATAGEEKTIAYLSKQFAAAGLQPGGDLKDGKRLWTQAVPLRKGDIVGSPQLSLQQGGKTVALEQGKQIAVRAAMNGASQVDISKAPLVFLGYGVKAPERNWDDFKGVDLKGKIAVVLINDPDFETGQGDFDGKGMTYYGRWTYKYEEGARQGALGVLIVHETAPASYGWATVAGSNTNTMFDVVRDNPAESHPLLEGWIQRDLAVELFRSAGQDFEALKKKAQQRDFTPVPLTGASLSAKYAVKTEVITSHNVAARLEGSTHPDETIIYSAHWDHIGVGEPDARGDRIFNGALDNASGTASLVELARGFAKAPRPQRSVLFLAVTAEEKGLLGSEYYATHPLYPLATTVAVINMDGMAPFGPSRDFGIYGSARFELLDQLKDVAKGWGIRYTPDPKPEAGLFFRSDHFSFAKRGVPALSYSAGQDWVDGGVAAGKKASDDYTAKRYHQQGDEWQPDWTFAGAARDLEVVYTLGNQLANSRAWPNWSKDESFRAVRDASADQRK; this comes from the coding sequence ATGAAGCGTTTGGTGATGAGCGTGTTGGCCCTGTCGGTGTCGACCGCGGTGATGGCGGCAACGCCGAAATTCGATGGCGCGCGGATTTCCGCCGACGTCAAGGAACTGGCTTCCGATGCCTATGAAGGCCGGTCGCCGGCCACGGCGGGCGAGGAAAAGACCATTGCCTACCTCAGCAAGCAGTTCGCCGCCGCCGGCCTGCAGCCGGGCGGAGACCTCAAGGACGGCAAGCGCCTGTGGACCCAGGCCGTGCCGCTGCGCAAGGGCGACATCGTCGGCAGCCCGCAGCTGTCGCTGCAGCAGGGCGGCAAGACCGTGGCGCTGGAGCAGGGCAAGCAGATTGCCGTGCGTGCGGCGATGAACGGTGCCTCCCAGGTCGATATCAGCAAGGCCCCGCTGGTGTTCCTGGGCTATGGCGTGAAGGCGCCGGAGCGCAACTGGGACGACTTCAAGGGCGTGGACCTGAAGGGCAAGATCGCCGTGGTGCTCATCAACGACCCGGACTTCGAGACCGGCCAGGGCGATTTCGACGGCAAGGGCATGACCTACTACGGCCGCTGGACCTACAAGTACGAAGAAGGTGCGCGCCAGGGTGCGCTGGGCGTGCTGATCGTGCACGAGACCGCGCCGGCCTCCTATGGCTGGGCCACCGTGGCCGGCTCCAACACCAACACCATGTTCGACGTGGTGCGCGACAACCCGGCCGAAAGCCACCCGCTGCTGGAGGGCTGGATCCAGCGCGATCTGGCGGTGGAGCTGTTCCGTTCGGCCGGCCAGGATTTCGAGGCGCTGAAGAAGAAGGCGCAGCAGCGTGACTTCACCCCGGTGCCGCTGACCGGTGCCAGCCTCAGCGCCAAGTACGCGGTGAAGACCGAGGTCATCACCTCGCACAACGTGGCCGCACGCCTGGAAGGCAGCACGCACCCGGATGAAACCATCATCTACAGCGCGCACTGGGACCATATCGGCGTGGGCGAGCCCGATGCCCGTGGCGATCGCATCTTCAACGGCGCGCTGGACAATGCCAGCGGCACCGCGTCGCTGGTCGAACTGGCACGTGGCTTCGCCAAGGCCCCGCGTCCGCAGCGCTCGGTGCTGTTCCTGGCCGTGACCGCCGAGGAAAAGGGCCTGCTGGGTTCGGAGTACTACGCCACCCATCCGCTGTACCCGCTGGCCACGACCGTGGCGGTGATCAACATGGATGGCATGGCGCCGTTCGGCCCCTCGCGCGACTTCGGCATCTACGGCTCGGCACGCTTCGAGCTGCTGGACCAGCTCAAGGACGTGGCCAAGGGCTGGGGCATCCGCTACACCCCGGACCCGAAGCCGGAAGCCGGCCTGTTCTTCCGCTCCGACCACTTCTCCTTCGCCAAGCGTGGCGTGCCGGCCCTGTCCTACTCGGCCGGCCAGGACTGGGTGGACGGGGGCGTAGCGGCGGGCAAGAAGGCCTCCGACGACTACACCGCCAAGCGCTACCACCAGCAGGGCGACGAGTGGCAGCCGGACTGGACCTTTGCCGGTGCCGCGCGCGACCTGGAAGTGGTCTACACGCTGGGCAACCAGCTGGCCA